The sequence CGTCACGTCCTCACGCAACCGTGAAGACGTGAGCGTGGCGTGGGAAGTGGGCTCCACGGCCTCCACGTCGAGCGACTGGAGCTGCTCCACCGCGTCCAGCACCGCGGACAGCTGGGTGGTGAAGCGCTGCTCCTCTTCCGGAGTCAGCGACAGCCGCGCCAGTGTGGCCACATGGCGCACCTGCTCGAGCGTGAGCGCCACGGCGGCCTACTTCTTCTTGAAGAGGTTGAGGATGGCCCCCATCACCTTGCCACTGCCCTCGTGGCCGTGCTGGGCGACCAGCTGGTCCAGCTCCCCGGCGTCCAGGAAGATGCCGTGGCAGTTGAAGCAGGTCTCGATTTCGACATTCCCCTGCTTCAGCGTCTGGAGGTCCATGCCGCACTTGGGGCACTTCATCCAGTGGAGCTTCTTGAGCTCCTCGCGCTGCTGCGCCGCGCTCGCCGCGGCCTGCTCCAGGGCCAGCTTGCGCTTCTTCTCAATCTCCTCCCGGGCGAAGTACTCCTCCTCGGTGGATGACGGCTTGTCGGTACGGGCGTCGGCCATGTGATGTTCCTCCACGAAGTCCCGCCGCCGCGCGGCATGCGCGCCCGGGCGGCGATGTTGGGCGGCACCATACCCCCTCTGGGGAGGGGTGCAGCCGAAATGTAGGTTCCCCGTCCTGAGCTGGAAAATTGACCGGTCCCCCGCCCTCCCTACACTCGCTGCGGGCATTGCTACAGCCCGCTACGCGGCTGAGACGCGCAGAGGGAAGACGGACATGACGGCGAAGAAGGGTCGGGCGGAGAAGGCGGTCTTGTCCCGGCAGGAAATCGCGACGCGCCGCAGGGCGCTGGCGGACAAGCGGATGAAGGCCGGCAAGGGCGGAGACGTCACCACCCGGGCCATCACCGGCGTGTTCCTGCTGGCGGCGTCGTTGATTGCCCTGCTGGCGGTGGCCACTTTCGACGCGAAGGACCGGGTGGGCCCGGGCTTCAACAACGCGGTGGGCCCCATGGGGCACCTCATCGCGGAGTCGCTGCGCGGCATGCTCGGCGTGTGCGCCTACCTCATCCCCGTGGGCGGCATCTACACGGCCATGGTGCTCTTCGTGGGCAGCCGGGACCGGAAGCGGGGACCGCAAATCATCAGCCTGGCGCTGCTGACGGTCAGCGTGTCCGTGCTGGCGCAGCTGATGTTCGCCGGTGACAAGGGCTGGGCACACCCACCGGGTGGCGCGCTGGGCGCCAGCCTGGGCGGCATCATGTCCGGCCTGTTCTCCACGGTGGGCACCGTCATCCTGGTGACGGCCATCAGCGCGGCCGCCCTCATCGTGGGCACCCAGTACACCTTCCTCAAGCTGTGCTCGCTGGCGTGGGCCGGGATGTGTGTGGTGGGTCGCCGCGTCCAGGAATCCGCCAGCGTGTTCTGGGAGGCGCAGAAGGTGGCCTACCAGGAGCGCCAGG is a genomic window of Myxococcus virescens containing:
- the gatC gene encoding Asp-tRNA(Asn)/Glu-tRNA(Gln) amidotransferase subunit GatC; translated protein: MALTLEQVRHVATLARLSLTPEEEQRFTTQLSAVLDAVEQLQSLDVEAVEPTSHATLTSSRLREDVTRPSLPPEKSLANAPAKSDTSFAVPKIIE
- a CDS encoding zf-TFIIB domain-containing protein, producing MADARTDKPSSTEEEYFAREEIEKKRKLALEQAAASAAQQREELKKLHWMKCPKCGMDLQTLKQGNVEIETCFNCHGIFLDAGELDQLVAQHGHEGSGKVMGAILNLFKKK